The Populus alba chromosome 6, ASM523922v2, whole genome shotgun sequence genome contains a region encoding:
- the LOC118053496 gene encoding aspartate aminotransferase, cytoplasmic, producing the protein MNPELTSPSSPSDRRISVLARHLVGVEMDAQNDSISAFPTSGSDSNSVFSHVVRGPEDPILGVTVAYNKDPSPVKLNLGVGAYRTEEGKPLVLNVVRKAEQLLVNDRSRVKEYLPITGLAEFNKLSAKLMFGANCPAIQENRVTTVQCLSGTGSLRVGAEFLAKHYHQRTIYIPQPTWGNHPKIFTLAGLSVKTYRYYDPATRGLNFQGLVEDLNSAPSGAIVLLHACAHNPTGVDPTSQQWEQIRKLMRSKGLMPFFDSAYQGFASGSLDADAQPVRMFVADGGELLLAQSYAKNMGLYGERIGALSIVCKTADVAGRVESQLKLVIRPMYSNPPIHGASIVAAILKDRDLYNEWTIELKAMADRIISMRQKLFEALRARGTPGDWSHIVKQIGMFTFTGLNSKQVAFMTKEYHIYMTSDGRISMAGLSSKTVPHLADAMHAAVKRVV; encoded by the exons ATGAACCCAGAATTGACATCACCATCTTCTCCTAGTGATCGCAGAATTAGCGTATTAGCAAGACACCTTGTTGGCGTTGAAATGGACGCTCAGAACGACAGCATTTCGGCTTTTCCTACTTCAGGTTCTGACAGCAACTCTGTTTTCTCCCACGTTGTTCGCGGTCCTGAAGACCCCATCCTCGGT GTGACTGTTGCTTATAACAAAGATCCCAGTCCTGTTAAGCTCAATTTGGGTGTTGGCGCTTATAGAACTGAA GAAGGAAAGCCTCTTGTTTTGAATGTAGTGAGAAAAGCTGAGCAGCTGCTTGTTAATGACAG GTCGCGAGTTAAGGAGTATCTTCCTATTACTGGATTGGCAGAATTCAATAAATTGAGTGCTAAGCTTATGTTTGGTGCCAACTG CCCTGCAATTCAAGAGAACAGGGTTACAACAGTTCAATGCTTGTCTGGAACTGGTTCATTGCGTGTTGGAGCTGAATTTCTGGCAAAACACTAtcatcaa CGGACAATATACATTCCCCAGCCAACATGGGGAAACCACCCTAAAATTTTCACTTTGGCAGGGTTATCTGTCAAAACTTACCGCTATTATGATCCAGCAACACGTGGGCTGAATTTCCAAG GCCTTGTGGAAGACCTTAATTCTGCCCCATCTGGAGCTATTGTTCTTCTTCATGCCTGTGCTCATAACCCCACGGGCGTTGATCCAACTTCTCAGCAGTGGGAGCAGATCAGGAAGTTGATGAGGTCAAAAGGGTTGATGCCTTTCTTTGATAGTGCTTATCAG GGTTTTGCAAGCGGAAGTCTGGATGCTGATGCACAGCCTGTTCGCATGTTTGTTGCTGACGGTGGTGAACTTCTTCTAGCTCAGAGTTATGCAAAGAACATGGGACTATATGGGGAGCGCATTGGTGCTTTGAGCATT GTTTGCAAGACAGCTGATGTTGCAGGCAGGGTTGAAAGCCAGTTGAAACTTGTGATTAGACCCATGTATTCAAACCCACCCATTCATGGTGCATCTATTGTGGCTGCTATTCTAAAGGATAG GGATTTGTACAATGAGTGGACCATCGAGTTGAAGGCTATGGCTGACCGTATAATCAGCATGCGCCAGAAACTCTTTGAAGCCTTGCGTGCTAGAG GGACACCCGGTGACTGGAGTCACATTGTTAAACAAATTGGAATGTTTACATTCACTGGACTGAACTCTAAGCAAGTTGCTTTCATGACTAAAGAGTACCACATCTACATGACATCAGATGG GCGGATTAGCATGGCTGGTTTGAGCTCAAAGACAGTCCCTCATCTTGCAGATGCTATGCATGCAGCTGTTAAGCGAGTTGTGTAG
- the LOC118053497 gene encoding aspartate aminotransferase, cytoplasmic encodes MESLSTKETTSKDCNGDSMFENVVRAPDVPVYAVMVAYSKDPSPVKLNLGIGVYRTEDGKPHVLNVVRRVEKLLLDDVSATKEYLPITGMAEFNKLSAQLVFGADSPAMKENRVTTVQCLAGCGSLRTGADFLAKHYHQHTVYLSQPTYGNHPNFFLAAGLTLKTYRYYDPLTRGLDFQGMLDDLGSAPSGAIVLFQACSHNPTGVDPTLHQWEQIRQLVRSKGLLPFFDNAYQGIVSGSLDMDAQSVRMFVTDGGECLVAHSYSKMMGLYGERVGALSIVCKTADVAERVESQLKLVIRPMYSNPPIHGAAIVTAILKDREMFDEWTVELKAMIDRIIHLRKQLYDALRDRGTPGDWSHVMKQVGMYTFSGLNAEQVAFMTKEYHIYMSSDGRINMAGLSAKTVPYLADAIHSAVTGINL; translated from the exons ATGGAATCTCTGAGTACCAAGGAGACAACAAGCAAGGACTGCAATGGAGACTCTATGTTTGAAAATGTTGTTAGAGCTCCTGATGTTCCAGTTTATGCT GTCATGGTTGCTTATAGCAAGGACCCTAGCCCAGTTAAGCTGAATTTGGGTATTGGTGTTTACCGGACGGAG GATGGAAAACCTCATGTTTTAAATGTCGTTAGACGAGTTGAGAAGCTACTACTTGATGATGT GTCTGCTACTAAGGAGTATCTCCCTATTACTGGAATGgcagaatttaataaattgagtGCTCAGCTTGTTTTCGGTGCTGACAG CCCAGCTATGAAAGAGAACAGAGTGACTACAGTCCAATGCTTGGCTGGTTGTGGTTCACTGAGGACTGGAGCTGATTTTTTAGCAAAGCATTACCACCAA CACACAGTCTATCTTTCCCAGCCAACATATGGAAACCATCCAAATTTTTTCTTAGCAGCTGGTCTAACTTTGAAAACTTACCGTTACTATGACCCGCTAACACGAGGGCTGGACTTCCAAG GAATGCTGGATGACCTTGGTTCTGCACCTTCTGGAGCCATTGTACTTTTCCAAGCATGCAGTCATAACCCTACTGGTGTTGATCCAACTCTTCATCAGTGGGAGCAGATTAGACAGTTGGTGAGATCAAAAGGACTGCTACCTTTCTTTGATAATGCCTACCAG GGCATTGTAAGCGGAAGTTTGGATATGGATGCGCAGTCTGTTCGAATGTTTGTTACAGATGGTGGTGAATGCCTTGTAGCTCACTCCTATTCAAAGATGATGGGACTCTATGGAGAACGTGTTGGGGCACTTAGCATT GTGTGCAAGACAGCAGATGTGGCGGAGCGGGTTGAGAGCCAGCTGAAACTTGTGATCAGACCTATGTATTCAAACCCACCAATTCACGGGGCAGCCATTGTGACTGCTATATTGAAGGACAG GGAAATGTTTGATGAATGGACTGTTGAGTTGAAGGCAATGATTGATCGTATCATTCACCTGCGCAAGCAACTTTACGATGCTTTGCGTGATAGAG GTACACCTGGGGACTGGAGCCACGTTATGAAGCAGGTTGGGATGTATACTTTCTCAGGATTGAATGCTGAGCAAGTTGCCTTCATGACCAAAGAGTACCATATCTACATGTCATCTGATGG GAGGATCAACATGGCAGGCCTGAGTGCTAAGACTGTCCCCTATCTAGCTGATGCAATTCATTCAGCTGTTACAGGGATCAATTTATAA
- the LOC118053502 gene encoding TOM1-like protein 9 isoform X1 translates to MVNSMVERATSDMLIGPDWAMNIEICDMCNRDPTQAKDVIKGIKKKLGSRNSKVQLLALTLLETIIKNCGDIVHMHVAEKDLLHEMVKIAKKKQPDFHVKEKILILVDTWQEAFGGPRARYPQYYAAYQELLRAGAVFPPRSEMSAPVFTPPQTQPLSSHPQNLRSIEYPQGAAESSSESEFPTLSMTEIQNARGIMDVLAEMLNALDPGNREGLRQEVIVDLVEQCRTYKQRVVHLVNSTSDESLLCQGLALNDDLQRVLARHESISSGTSAPGLAEKPKAESSGALVVIDAPLVDAGDHKDKKPDGGSTSNSQTLNQLLLPAPPATNGPTTSAANPKLDLLSGDDYNSPKAGTSLALVPVGEPQTSTPLSQQNALVLFDMFSEGNNAPNTANTQPTNLAGSTNSLTPPFQQQQNFHLNGNAPNTGSPRYEQSVYMQGTGPAWNGQLPQQQQQPASPVYGAQSSGALPPPPWEAQQADTSPVAGAQYPQSMQATQMVGTHSQPLPSGMYAHGPQPVGNEHVGMYMQTAPSSQFFGMNPQAMQGGQYMGMYPQPMQAGPMASMYPQQVYGNQMAGYGYGPQQGTQYLDQRMHGLSVRDDNGLRNSSYQVPASSYVPSGKPSKPEDKLFGDLVDISKFKPGKSTPGRAGSM, encoded by the exons ATGGTGAATTCTATGGTGGAAAGAGCCACGAGCGACATGCTGATCGGGCCTGATTGGGCTATGAATATCGAGATCTGTGATATGTGCAATCGCGACCCTAC GCAAGCGAAGGATGTTATCAAAGGAATAAAGAAGAAACTTGGTAGCAGGAATTCAAAAGTTCAACTACTTGCCCTAACA CTGTTAGAGACAATCATAAAGAACTGTGGGGACATTGTACATATGCATGTGGCAGAGAAAGATCTTCTTCATGAGATGGTCAAAATAGCTAAGAAAAAG CAGCCTGACTTTCATGTCAAAGAGAAGATATTGATTCTGGTAGATACTTGGCAAGAAGCTTTTGGTGGTCCAAGGGCAAGATATCCACAATATTATGCTGCATACCAAGAGTTGCTG CGTGCTGGGGCAGTGTTCCCTCCAAGGTCTGAGATGTCCGCACCTGTATTCACACCTCCACAAACACAGCCTCTGTCATCTCATCCTCAAAATCTGCGCAGTATTGAGTATCCACAAGGAGCGGCTGAATCTTCTTCAGAGTCAGAGTTCCCAACATTGAG CATGACAGAAATTCAAAATGCTCGGGGTATCATGGATGTTCTAGCAGAGATGCTAAATGCATTAGACCCAGGGAACAGAGAG GGGCTTAGGCAGGAGGTTATAGTTGACCTAGTGGAACAATGTCGGACATACAAGCAAAGAGTGGTGCATCTTGTTAATTCTACTTC GGATGAATCCCTACTCTGTCAAGGATTAGCATTGAATGATGACTTGCAGCGAGTATTAGCCAGGCATGAATCCATTTCTTCAGGAACTTCTGCCCCAGGTCTGGCAGAAAAACCAAAAGCTGAATCTAGTGGAGCACTTGTAGTCATCGATGCTCCTCTAGTTGATGCTGGAGATCATAAGGACAAAAAGCCTGATGGGGG ATCAACTTCAAATTCTCAAACACTAAACCAGTTGTTACTCCCTGCACCTCCTGCAACTAATGGTCCAACTACTTCAGCAGCCAATCCCAAATTGGACCTGTTGAGTGGTGATGATTATAACTCACCAAAGGCTGGAACCTCTCTGGCTCTTGTTCCTGTAGGAGAACCACAGACGTCCACACCTCTGTCACAGCAGAATGCACTTGTTCTGTTTGACATGTTTTCTGAAGGTAACAACGCTCCAAATACAGCCAATACACAGCCCACCAATCTGGCAGGATCAACCAATTCCTTGACTCCACCATTCCAACAGCAACAGAATTTTCACCTGAATGGAAATGCCCCTAATACAGGATCACCACGATATGAGCAGTCAGTATACATGCAAGGCACTGGTCCTGCCTGGAATGGACAGCTTCCCCAGCAGCAACAGCAGCCGGCCTCACCAGTTTATG GTGCTCAAAGTAGTGGAGCACTGCCTCCACCCCCATGGGAAGCTCAGCAAGCAGACACAAGTCCAGTGGCAGGCGCTCAATACCCTCAATCAATGCAAGCTACCCAGATGGTTGGCACGCATTCACAACCACTGCCTAGTGGTATGTACGCTCATGGCCCTCAACCAGTGGGTAATGAACATGTGGGTATGTACATGCAGACTGCACCGAGCAGTCAGTTTTTTGGTATGAATCCTCAAGCAATGCAGGGAGGGCAGTACATGGGTATGTATCCACAACCAATGCAAGCTGGACCGATGGCTTCAATGTATCCTCAGCAAGTGTATGGCAACCAAATGGCTGGATATGGGTATGGACCGCAACAAGGGACACAGTACCTTGATCAGCGAATGCATGGACTGTCTGTTAGAGATGACAATGGCTTGAGAAACTCATCTTACCAGGTTCCAGCTTCTTCCTATGTGCCTTCTGGTAAGCCTTCCAAGCCAGAGGACAAGCTATTTGGAGACCTAGTagatatttcaaaattcaagCCAGGAAAATCCACTCCTGGGAGAGCTGGTAGCATGTGA
- the LOC118053498 gene encoding uncharacterized protein, whose protein sequence is MAASYDYEDAPSRHDEETGPQGYDPNFVPDSVKSFVTHLYRHIREKNVYEIHQMYETSFQTLSDHLFKDTPWPSVDAVANYVDNDHVFCLLYREMWFRHLYARLSPTLKQRIDSWDNYCSLFQVVLHGVVNMQLPNQWLWDMVDEFVYQFQSFCQYRAKMKNKTEQEIALLRQFDQAWNVYGVLNFLQALVEKSSIIQILEQEKEGIEQFTATDGYDYSGGSNVLKVLGYFSMVGLLRVHCLLGDYHTGLKCLLPIDISQQGVYTSVIGSHIATIYHYGFANLMLRRYVDAIREFNKILLYIYKTKQYHQKSPQYEQILKKNEQMYALLAICLSLCPQVKLVDETVNAQLREKYGEKMARMQRYDDEAFSLYDELFSYACPKFITPSAPSFEEPLVNYNQDAYRLQLKLFLYEVKQQQLLSGVRTFLKVYSTISLGKLANYMEVDEPTLRTILMTYKHKTHAVDSEGKIISNADVDFYIDEDMIHVVDTKPVKRYGDYFLRQIVKFEGVINDMDRIKLE, encoded by the exons ATGGCAGCATCGTACGACTACGAAGACGCTCCTAGCAGGCACGATGAAGAAACTGGTCCACAAGGTTACGACCCAAACTTCGTCCCGGACTCCGTCAAGTCCTTCGTAACACACTTATACAGACACATACGAGAGAAAAATGTGTACGAGATTCACCAGATGTATGAAACCTCTTTCCAAACACTCTCCGACCATCTCTTCAAAGACACTCCTTGGCCTTCAGTCGATGCGGTCGCAAATTATGTCGACAATGATCATGTTTTTTGCTTGCTTTATCGTGAGATGTGGTTTAGGCATCTGTATGCAAGACTTTCGCCTACTCTTAAACAGCGGATTGATAGTTGGGATAATTATTGTAGTCTTTTTcag GTGGTGTTGCATGGAGTGGTGAACATGCAATTGCCGAATCAGTGGTTATGGGATATGGTGGATGAGTTTGTTTATCAGTTTCAGAGTTTTTGTCAGTATAGAGCTAAGATGAAGAACAAGACTGAGCAAGAGATTGCCCTTTTGAGGCAATTTGATCAG GCTTGGAATGTGTATGGAGTGCTGAACTTCTTGCAAGCACTGGTGGAGAAGTCGAGTATCATTCAGATACTGGAGCAGGAGAAGGAAGGTATTGAACAATTCACTGCTACTGATGGGTATGATTATAGTGGTGGCAGTAACGTCTTGAAGGTTTTGGGGTATTTCAGTATGGTTGGTTTGCTGCGAGTTCACTGCCTCCTGGGTGACTATCATACTGGCCTGAAGTGCTTACTTCCCATTGACATTAGTCAACAGGGTGTCTATACCAGTGTCATAGGAAGCCACATCGCTACAATATACCATTATGGTTTTGCCAATCTTATGTTGAGGAG gtATGTGGATGCTATTCGTGAATTCAATAAAATTCTCCTGTACATATACAAGACTAAGCAGTATCATCAGAAATCTCCACAGTATGAGcagatattaaagaagaatgaGCAGATGTATGCTTTGCTGGCAATTTGTCTGTCACTTTGCCCACAAGTGAAGCTTGTGGATGAGACAGTCAATGCACAATTAAGGGAGAAGTATGGTGAAAAAATGGCTAGAATGCAAAGATATGATGACGAGGCATTTTCTCTCTATGATGAACTCTTCTCTTATGCATGCCCTAAGTTCATTACTCCCTCAGCTCCAAGTTTTGAAGAACCTCTTGTAAACTACAACCAG GATGCTTATAGACTGCAACTGAAACTGTTTCTTTACGAAGTAAAACAGCAACAATTGTTGTCAGGTGTTCGAACCTTCCTAAAAGTGTATTCTACTATATCCCTTGGGAAGCTTGCTAATTACATGGAAGTGGATGAACCAACTTTAAG GACTATCCTGATGACATACAAGCACAAGACTCATGCTGTTGATTCCGAGGGAAAGATTATATCTAATGCTGATGTGGATTTCTACATCGATGAG GACATGATTCATGTTGTTGACACCAAACCAGTGAAGCGATATGGTGATTACTTTTTGCGGCAAATTGTCAAG TTTGAAGGGGTGATAAATGACATGGATCGGATAAAGCTGGAATGA
- the LOC118053499 gene encoding tetraspanin-19, producing MTKCARCCLRNSIRIVNLMMLLCGTGIIIYSLWLEKKWDQGIAEFPHRQSPLTPWFIFTFLGVGIVVCLSTIGGHIIANCNSNSTLFFYIFAICCLLSLEATMVVAIFFKTDWGKKISAYTGEKNTNFEMFILTHVKISRAITILILVAQSSVVVLAAILWAVGSEPRTHFLEVDTSVFIQSFLVPAESPGFAEISGQACRGCGTSLPLGGGNAPRSFLSRIKSLLRRRFQRTYTVY from the exons ATGACAAAGTGTGCAAGATGTTGCTTGCGCAACTCAATCAGGATAGTCAACCTGATGATGCTCTTGTGTGGGACTGGAATCATCATATATTCACTTTGGCTGGAAAAGAAATGGGATCAAGGTATTGCTGAGTTCCCTCACAGGCAATCTCCTCTGACACCATG GTTTATATTCACATTTTTAGGAGTGGGAATTGTTGTCTGCTTAAGCACTATCGGTGGTCATATTATAGCTAATTGCAACAGCAATTCTACTCTTTTTTTC TACATTTTTGCCATCTGCTGCCTTCTTTCCCTTGAGGCGACCATGGTCGTCGCGATTTTCTTCAAGACGGACTGGGGAAAG AAAATTTCTGCATACACGGgcgaaaaaaacacaaactttgAGATGTTTATATTGACCCATGTAAAGATAAGCCGTGCAATCACGATCTTGATTTTGGTGGCTCAG AGCAGTGTCGTTGTACTTGCTGCCATTCTATGGGCAGTAGGTAGCGAGCCAAGAACTCACTTTCTTGAGGTGGACACCTCGGTTTTTATTCAATCCTTTCTGGTGCCAGCAGAATCACCTGGATTTGCAGAGATCTCAGGACAAGCTTGCAGAGGATGTGGGACTAGTTTACCTCTAGGAGGAGGAAATGCACCGAGAAGCTTTTTGTCACGTATTAAGAGCTTACTCAGAAGGAGATTTCAGAGAACATACACTGTTTATTGA
- the LOC118053502 gene encoding TOM1-like protein 9 isoform X2: MVNSMVERATSDMLIGPDWAMNIEICDMCNRDPTQAKDVIKGIKKKLGSRNSKVQLLALTLLETIIKNCGDIVHMHVAEKDLLHEMVKIAKKKPDFHVKEKILILVDTWQEAFGGPRARYPQYYAAYQELLRAGAVFPPRSEMSAPVFTPPQTQPLSSHPQNLRSIEYPQGAAESSSESEFPTLSMTEIQNARGIMDVLAEMLNALDPGNREGLRQEVIVDLVEQCRTYKQRVVHLVNSTSDESLLCQGLALNDDLQRVLARHESISSGTSAPGLAEKPKAESSGALVVIDAPLVDAGDHKDKKPDGGSTSNSQTLNQLLLPAPPATNGPTTSAANPKLDLLSGDDYNSPKAGTSLALVPVGEPQTSTPLSQQNALVLFDMFSEGNNAPNTANTQPTNLAGSTNSLTPPFQQQQNFHLNGNAPNTGSPRYEQSVYMQGTGPAWNGQLPQQQQQPASPVYGAQSSGALPPPPWEAQQADTSPVAGAQYPQSMQATQMVGTHSQPLPSGMYAHGPQPVGNEHVGMYMQTAPSSQFFGMNPQAMQGGQYMGMYPQPMQAGPMASMYPQQVYGNQMAGYGYGPQQGTQYLDQRMHGLSVRDDNGLRNSSYQVPASSYVPSGKPSKPEDKLFGDLVDISKFKPGKSTPGRAGSM; this comes from the exons ATGGTGAATTCTATGGTGGAAAGAGCCACGAGCGACATGCTGATCGGGCCTGATTGGGCTATGAATATCGAGATCTGTGATATGTGCAATCGCGACCCTAC GCAAGCGAAGGATGTTATCAAAGGAATAAAGAAGAAACTTGGTAGCAGGAATTCAAAAGTTCAACTACTTGCCCTAACA CTGTTAGAGACAATCATAAAGAACTGTGGGGACATTGTACATATGCATGTGGCAGAGAAAGATCTTCTTCATGAGATGGTCAAAATAGCTAAGAAAAAG CCTGACTTTCATGTCAAAGAGAAGATATTGATTCTGGTAGATACTTGGCAAGAAGCTTTTGGTGGTCCAAGGGCAAGATATCCACAATATTATGCTGCATACCAAGAGTTGCTG CGTGCTGGGGCAGTGTTCCCTCCAAGGTCTGAGATGTCCGCACCTGTATTCACACCTCCACAAACACAGCCTCTGTCATCTCATCCTCAAAATCTGCGCAGTATTGAGTATCCACAAGGAGCGGCTGAATCTTCTTCAGAGTCAGAGTTCCCAACATTGAG CATGACAGAAATTCAAAATGCTCGGGGTATCATGGATGTTCTAGCAGAGATGCTAAATGCATTAGACCCAGGGAACAGAGAG GGGCTTAGGCAGGAGGTTATAGTTGACCTAGTGGAACAATGTCGGACATACAAGCAAAGAGTGGTGCATCTTGTTAATTCTACTTC GGATGAATCCCTACTCTGTCAAGGATTAGCATTGAATGATGACTTGCAGCGAGTATTAGCCAGGCATGAATCCATTTCTTCAGGAACTTCTGCCCCAGGTCTGGCAGAAAAACCAAAAGCTGAATCTAGTGGAGCACTTGTAGTCATCGATGCTCCTCTAGTTGATGCTGGAGATCATAAGGACAAAAAGCCTGATGGGGG ATCAACTTCAAATTCTCAAACACTAAACCAGTTGTTACTCCCTGCACCTCCTGCAACTAATGGTCCAACTACTTCAGCAGCCAATCCCAAATTGGACCTGTTGAGTGGTGATGATTATAACTCACCAAAGGCTGGAACCTCTCTGGCTCTTGTTCCTGTAGGAGAACCACAGACGTCCACACCTCTGTCACAGCAGAATGCACTTGTTCTGTTTGACATGTTTTCTGAAGGTAACAACGCTCCAAATACAGCCAATACACAGCCCACCAATCTGGCAGGATCAACCAATTCCTTGACTCCACCATTCCAACAGCAACAGAATTTTCACCTGAATGGAAATGCCCCTAATACAGGATCACCACGATATGAGCAGTCAGTATACATGCAAGGCACTGGTCCTGCCTGGAATGGACAGCTTCCCCAGCAGCAACAGCAGCCGGCCTCACCAGTTTATG GTGCTCAAAGTAGTGGAGCACTGCCTCCACCCCCATGGGAAGCTCAGCAAGCAGACACAAGTCCAGTGGCAGGCGCTCAATACCCTCAATCAATGCAAGCTACCCAGATGGTTGGCACGCATTCACAACCACTGCCTAGTGGTATGTACGCTCATGGCCCTCAACCAGTGGGTAATGAACATGTGGGTATGTACATGCAGACTGCACCGAGCAGTCAGTTTTTTGGTATGAATCCTCAAGCAATGCAGGGAGGGCAGTACATGGGTATGTATCCACAACCAATGCAAGCTGGACCGATGGCTTCAATGTATCCTCAGCAAGTGTATGGCAACCAAATGGCTGGATATGGGTATGGACCGCAACAAGGGACACAGTACCTTGATCAGCGAATGCATGGACTGTCTGTTAGAGATGACAATGGCTTGAGAAACTCATCTTACCAGGTTCCAGCTTCTTCCTATGTGCCTTCTGGTAAGCCTTCCAAGCCAGAGGACAAGCTATTTGGAGACCTAGTagatatttcaaaattcaagCCAGGAAAATCCACTCCTGGGAGAGCTGGTAGCATGTGA
- the LOC118053500 gene encoding uncharacterized protein: MALISDALRQAFMPKHEYESLREEDRAWVKLQRPLWISTVGTICLVIFVSTTVSLKIVFPGDNGKRPFCNGIRLQPLPIKNGGDSDLFPGAFYLTDQETVDYYWMVVFVPSMIVFLASLAYLVAGMDVAYSAPARHGCLKVVENNYCASKRGGVRCLSILNSVFAIIFGLLALFLGSSLLTLGSSCSLPLFWCYEIATWGLVILYAATAIFLRRKAALILDESDFGGRNLGLEMLEANTMVVTPDLEGRVNEGFKTWMGSSLLSSDEEDEPDNYSESPQITRSSSNRQRV, translated from the exons ATGGCTTTAATCAGCGACGCATTACGGCAAGCTTTCATGCCGAAACACGAATACGAATCTCTTCGCGAAGAAGACAGAGCATGGGTGAAATTACAGCGACCGTTATGGATTTCTACAGTGGGAACTATTTGCTTAGTGATTTTTGTTTCGACGACCGTGAGTTTAAAAATCGTGTTTCCTGGTGATAATGGGAAGAGACCGTTTTGTAACGGTATCAGATTACAGCCATTGCCGATAAAAAATGGCGGGGATTCGGATTTGTTTCCTGGTGCCTTTTATTTAACGGATCAGGAGACTGTTGATTATTATTGGATGGTTGTTTTTGTTCCGTCAATGATTGTTTTCCTGGCTTCGCTTGCCTATCTTGTTGCAG GGATGGATGTTGCTTATTCTGCTCCAGCAAGACATGGATGCTTAAAGgtggttgaaaataattactgTGCTTCAAAAAGGG GTGGGGTGCGATGTCTGTCCATTTTGAATAGTGTCTTTGCCATTATCTTTGGTCTCCTTGCACTGTTTCTTGGTTCAAGCCTCCTGACACTGGGGAGCAGTTGCTCATTGCCTTTGTTTTGGTGCTATGAGATTGCAACATGGGGGCTAGTCATTTTATATGCAGCAACTGCCATCTTTTTAAGAAGGAAAGCTGCTCTGATTCTTGACGAGAGTGATTTTGGTGGTCGAAACCTGGGTCTGGAAATGTTGGAAGCCAACACCATGGTGGTCACTCCAGATCTAGAAGGACGTGTTAATGAAGGTTTCAAGACTTGGATGGGGTCGTCCCTTCTATCTTCTGATGAAGAAGACGAACCTGACAATTATTCAGAATCACCTCAAATCACTCGCTCTTCTTCTAACAGACAAAGAGTATGA